From Halomarina salina, the proteins below share one genomic window:
- a CDS encoding ABC transporter substrate-binding protein gives MDNTRRRFLRRSSAVAATLGTAGLAGCTGVLGGGGGGKIKLGAINPLSGAAAFYGELATETQTAWKNRINEDGGIDVDGTQREVSLVEYDDESNNSAARSAAKRLATVDNVAMILSSWRSTGAIAIAPIANDNEIPTFTHGFTPEVNEPGSYMMRMTVSTVMDAYPALRQVQQSDDIQNIGVIAETGDWGDDTLALMDWWFDQPDNDGGYTELGRFSFSQQDFSSYITKAKRAYNNDNIDAVYVQTWASAMQRFIQQQAREGLNEQMPILTGLGGADYNSIDEVGAAMDNVYALGVYTRLAYADNPAIAETLSEDALSQFEEYKGLDAPMHPTAFNVYADAQAARQGIAEAGSTEGSEIRDALVGTEITTLLGKTTINDRGQPAIPGSLIKFGADGDSAVVEDVAWSGQLPPITSIPPNVDL, from the coding sequence ATGGATAACACACGGCGACGTTTCCTCAGACGGAGTAGTGCAGTAGCGGCTACCCTCGGGACGGCCGGTCTGGCGGGCTGTACCGGTGTGCTCGGCGGCGGCGGTGGGGGGAAGATAAAACTCGGAGCGATCAACCCCCTCTCGGGGGCGGCGGCGTTCTACGGCGAACTCGCGACGGAGACGCAGACGGCCTGGAAGAACAGAATCAACGAGGACGGTGGTATCGACGTCGACGGCACCCAGCGCGAGGTGTCGCTCGTCGAGTACGACGACGAGTCCAACAACAGCGCTGCGCGGTCGGCGGCGAAACGTCTCGCGACCGTCGACAACGTGGCGATGATTCTCTCGTCGTGGCGGAGCACGGGTGCGATCGCCATCGCGCCCATCGCGAACGACAACGAGATTCCGACGTTCACCCACGGGTTCACGCCCGAAGTGAACGAACCCGGGTCGTACATGATGCGGATGACGGTGAGCACCGTCATGGACGCGTACCCCGCGCTCCGGCAGGTCCAGCAGAGCGACGACATCCAGAACATCGGTGTCATCGCCGAGACGGGCGACTGGGGTGACGACACGCTCGCGCTGATGGACTGGTGGTTCGACCAGCCGGACAACGACGGCGGCTACACCGAACTTGGTCGCTTCTCGTTCAGCCAGCAGGACTTCTCCTCGTACATCACCAAGGCCAAGCGGGCGTACAACAACGACAACATCGACGCCGTCTACGTACAGACGTGGGCCTCCGCGATGCAACGGTTCATCCAGCAGCAGGCTCGGGAGGGCCTCAACGAGCAGATGCCGATTCTGACGGGACTGGGAGGCGCGGACTACAACAGCATCGACGAGGTGGGAGCGGCGATGGACAACGTCTACGCGCTGGGCGTCTACACCCGCCTCGCGTACGCCGACAACCCGGCCATCGCCGAGACGCTCTCCGAGGACGCGCTCTCGCAGTTCGAGGAGTACAAGGGCCTCGACGCGCCGATGCACCCGACCGCGTTCAACGTCTACGCCGACGCACAGGCGGCCCGGCAGGGAATCGCGGAGGCGGGCAGTACGGAGGGGTCGGAGATCCGCGACGCCCTCGTCGGGACCGAGATCACGACCCTGCTCGGGAAGACGACGATAAACGACCGGGGACAGCCAGCTATCCCGGGGTCGCTCATC
- a CDS encoding class I adenylate-forming enzyme family protein, with product MLRWPEATVYQGIADVASDDPDAVALHFEGEETTYATLVEESRALAHGLADLGVGEDDTIAVWLSNRPEWIQAQLAASYLGAAIVAVNTRYRTHELEYMLTDSGCSVLLTEESFLGNQYLDMVADVVPEIATSAPSAFAPDSVPSLDQVIALDAHEDYPAVRDYDAVTEAGAGRDDVPAATDPEAPVCVFYTSGTTSDPKGVLQSNRSMLNHSHQVGVHFGLDGDDVALGLLPFCGVWGYNMFMSALTHGVPQVVQTHFEPEWTVENVERYGVTYMSALATMFQRLLDHDAFDEARVESLSKGATGFVSIGYDEALFEEIERRTGIPVCQPYGLSEANSQVFVGDPDADPETRKQVGGPMIFPEEEAARVVDVETNEERPDGEAGELCLRGFNVMEGYLGKPEKTEAAFDDEGWFHTGDLAVRDPESGNLYYQSRMDDALRIRGFLVAPRDIETVLDEHPGVELSQVVGVPHPRHGQVAVAFVKRADDGLTTEALYEYLDDRVADYKEPEDVEFVDAFPRSEGPHGEKIQKTELRDRIAGRYQG from the coding sequence ATGTTGCGCTGGCCGGAGGCCACGGTCTACCAGGGGATAGCCGACGTCGCGAGCGACGACCCGGACGCCGTCGCGCTTCACTTCGAGGGCGAGGAGACGACTTACGCCACCCTCGTCGAGGAGAGTCGGGCGCTCGCACACGGCCTCGCCGACCTGGGCGTCGGCGAGGACGACACCATCGCGGTCTGGTTGAGCAACCGCCCGGAGTGGATCCAGGCACAACTGGCGGCATCGTACCTCGGTGCGGCTATCGTCGCCGTCAACACGCGCTACCGGACCCACGAACTGGAGTACATGCTGACCGACTCCGGGTGTTCGGTCCTGCTCACCGAGGAGTCGTTCCTGGGTAACCAGTATCTGGACATGGTGGCCGACGTCGTCCCCGAGATAGCGACGAGCGCACCCTCCGCGTTCGCCCCCGACTCGGTCCCGTCGCTGGACCAGGTAATCGCGCTCGACGCACACGAGGACTATCCGGCTGTCCGGGACTACGACGCCGTCACGGAGGCGGGCGCGGGGCGCGACGATGTCCCGGCAGCGACCGACCCGGAGGCGCCGGTCTGCGTCTTCTACACCAGCGGGACGACGAGCGACCCGAAGGGCGTCCTCCAGTCGAACCGGTCGATGCTCAATCACTCCCATCAGGTCGGGGTCCACTTCGGCCTCGACGGAGACGACGTCGCGCTGGGCCTCCTCCCGTTCTGTGGCGTCTGGGGGTACAACATGTTCATGAGCGCGCTGACCCACGGCGTCCCACAGGTCGTTCAGACGCACTTCGAGCCCGAGTGGACCGTCGAGAACGTCGAACGCTACGGTGTGACCTACATGTCGGCACTGGCGACGATGTTCCAGCGCCTGCTCGACCACGACGCGTTCGACGAGGCCCGCGTCGAGAGCCTCTCGAAGGGAGCGACCGGCTTCGTCAGCATAGGGTACGACGAGGCGCTGTTCGAGGAGATAGAGCGCAGGACTGGTATCCCGGTCTGCCAGCCCTACGGCCTCTCGGAGGCGAACAGCCAGGTGTTCGTCGGCGACCCGGACGCCGACCCCGAGACGCGCAAGCAGGTCGGCGGCCCCATGATATTTCCGGAGGAGGAAGCGGCGCGGGTCGTCGACGTCGAGACGAACGAGGAACGCCCGGACGGCGAGGCGGGCGAACTGTGTCTCCGCGGGTTCAACGTCATGGAGGGCTACCTCGGGAAACCCGAGAAGACCGAGGCGGCCTTCGACGACGAGGGCTGGTTCCACACGGGTGACCTCGCAGTCCGCGACCCCGAGTCTGGGAACCTCTACTACCAGTCGCGGATGGACGACGCCCTCCGGATTCGCGGGTTCCTCGTCGCACCGCGGGACATCGAGACCGTCCTCGACGAGCACCCCGGCGTCGAACTCTCGCAGGTCGTCGGCGTTCCTCACCCCCGCCACGGTCAGGTCGCTGTGGCGTTCGTCAAGCGTGCGGACGACGGGCTCACCACCGAGGCCCTGTACGAGTACCTCGACGACCGGGTGGCGGACTACAAGGAACCGGAGGACGTGGAGTTCGTCGACGCGTTCCCCCGGTCGGAGGGGCCCCACGGCGAGAAGATACAGAAGACGGAGCTCCGGGACCGAATCGCCGGTCGCTATCAGGGATGA
- a CDS encoding Zn-ribbon domain-containing OB-fold protein, which produces MSDGSDDERDGSDEMSDAPETWEPRPLPDVTPESERYWAAASDGVLLLSRCPDCGLVVHYPRARCPDCFAETEWTEASGEGTVYTYSVAERMEGWPEADLPLVVAYVELVEGPRVMTNLVDCDPDDVEVGASVGVEFVPTEREDVSVPVFGLD; this is translated from the coding sequence ATGAGCGACGGGTCGGACGACGAGCGCGACGGGTCGGACGAGATGAGCGACGCACCGGAGACATGGGAGCCGCGACCGCTGCCCGACGTGACACCCGAGAGCGAACGGTACTGGGCGGCCGCGAGCGACGGGGTGTTGCTGCTCAGTCGCTGTCCCGACTGCGGCCTCGTCGTCCACTACCCGCGGGCGCGGTGCCCGGACTGCTTCGCGGAGACGGAGTGGACCGAGGCGTCCGGTGAGGGGACCGTCTACACCTACTCCGTCGCCGAGCGGATGGAGGGGTGGCCGGAGGCGGACCTGCCGCTGGTCGTCGCGTACGTCGAACTCGTCGAGGGGCCGCGGGTGATGACGAATCTGGTCGACTGCGACCCGGACGACGTCGAGGTGGGCGCGAGCGTCGGCGTCGAGTTCGTTCCCACCGAACGCGAGGACGTGTCCGTCCCGGTGTTCGGACTGGACTGA
- a CDS encoding thiolase domain-containing protein, whose amino-acid sequence MAESVYVAGAFEHPTREAPDRSTMQLTADVAAGALDDAGLSKDAVDAYFTAGVPEMEHSLTPLMAADYLGLDLSYADTTDYGGSSYVAHVGHAASAIRDGKCDVALVTLAGRPRSRGQATGSGTRKLRTVQDSYERIYGTTNVTMYGMTARRHMHEYGTTSAQLAEVRAAASYHAQYNDDAMYQDPVSVDDVLDSPVVADPLHLLDCCVISDGGGALLVVSEDVRADLDRECVEVLGHGEAPKHHDAGRVDVTTTGAVQSGERAFAEAGLGPEHVDYASIYDSFTITVLEALEDLGFCEKGEGGRFVEGGTLRADGDLPFNTDGGGLCSNHPGNRGGMTKVIEAVRQVRGEANEEVQVDADVALAHGTGGSIATRHGAATLVLGAEGRT is encoded by the coding sequence ATGGCCGAGTCCGTGTACGTCGCTGGTGCGTTCGAACACCCGACGCGGGAGGCTCCGGACCGGTCGACCATGCAACTGACCGCCGACGTGGCGGCGGGGGCACTGGACGACGCCGGCCTCTCGAAGGACGCGGTCGACGCGTACTTCACGGCGGGCGTCCCGGAGATGGAGCACTCGCTGACGCCGCTGATGGCAGCCGACTACCTCGGCCTCGACCTGTCGTACGCGGACACGACGGACTACGGCGGGTCGTCGTACGTCGCCCACGTCGGGCACGCGGCGAGCGCGATCCGCGACGGGAAGTGCGACGTCGCGCTCGTCACGCTCGCCGGGCGGCCACGCTCGCGGGGGCAGGCCACCGGGTCGGGAACCCGGAAGCTCCGGACCGTCCAGGACAGCTACGAGCGCATCTACGGCACGACGAACGTGACGATGTACGGGATGACGGCACGTCGCCACATGCACGAGTACGGGACGACGAGCGCCCAGTTGGCGGAGGTTCGCGCCGCCGCCTCCTACCACGCGCAGTACAACGACGACGCGATGTACCAGGACCCCGTCTCGGTCGACGACGTCCTCGACTCGCCCGTCGTCGCCGACCCCCTCCACCTGCTGGACTGCTGTGTCATCTCCGACGGCGGCGGTGCGTTGCTGGTCGTCAGCGAGGACGTTCGTGCCGACCTCGACCGCGAGTGCGTCGAGGTGCTCGGCCACGGCGAGGCCCCGAAACACCACGACGCGGGGCGCGTCGACGTGACGACGACCGGCGCGGTCCAGTCCGGCGAGCGGGCGTTCGCGGAGGCCGGTCTCGGCCCCGAACACGTCGACTACGCCTCCATCTACGACTCGTTCACCATCACCGTCCTCGAAGCGCTGGAGGACCTGGGATTCTGCGAGAAGGGCGAGGGCGGGCGGTTCGTCGAGGGCGGCACCCTCAGAGCGGACGGCGACCTGCCGTTCAACACCGACGGCGGGGGCCTCTGCTCGAACCACCCCGGGAACCGCGGCGGGATGACGAAGGTCATCGAGGCCGTCCGGCAGGTGCGCGGCGAGGCCAACGAGGAGGTGCAGGTCGACGCCGACGTCGCACTCGCCCACGGCACGGGCGGCTCCATCGCCACCAGACACGGGGCGGCGACGCTCGTCCTCGGCGCGGAGGGCCGGACATGA
- a CDS encoding acetyl-CoA hydrolase/transferase C-terminal domain-containing protein, protein MGGERSTTARLQGDLPVRSAADVAADVEDDATLLVSGFGSVGYPKAVPLALADSGRDLALTVVSGGSVGEEIDVALVEADAIARRFPYQARPPARAAVNDGRIAFHDRDVSTLGDEVQFGGLTGEGERVAVVEALAVGADWLIPSTSIGQTPAFVESADRLVVEVNETVPTELAAFHDVYRPGTPPNRDPIPLTDPGGRIGGERVTFDPEKLDAVVETDRRDQPYSFRDPTDDDRTIAANLREFVEREVERSPLFEESLRIQFGVGSLGNALMGALGDTDLGDRDLIYFGEVIQDGLLDLLDEGELTAASATSLALSTEGQDRLFENAERYAEDVVLRPADLSNSGALIDRFGVVAVNSALELDLFGHVNSTHVDGTRAMNGVGGSGDFNRHSPLAVVALPSTAAGGDISRIVPMVPHVDHTEHDVDVVVTEQGVADLRGNAPRETARALVEECAHPDYRDDLTDYLNRGRSRGGHIPHDIETALDWHADRD, encoded by the coding sequence ATGGGCGGCGAGCGTTCGACCACAGCCCGCTTACAGGGCGACCTCCCCGTCCGAAGCGCCGCGGACGTGGCCGCCGACGTCGAGGACGACGCGACGCTGCTGGTCAGCGGGTTCGGGAGCGTCGGCTACCCGAAGGCGGTCCCGCTCGCGCTGGCCGACTCTGGGCGTGACCTCGCCCTGACCGTCGTCAGCGGCGGGAGCGTCGGCGAGGAGATAGACGTCGCCCTCGTCGAGGCCGACGCAATCGCCCGCCGGTTTCCGTATCAGGCGCGACCGCCAGCGCGGGCGGCGGTCAACGACGGCCGTATCGCGTTCCACGACCGAGACGTCAGCACGCTCGGCGACGAAGTGCAGTTCGGCGGTCTCACCGGAGAGGGAGAGCGCGTCGCCGTCGTCGAGGCGCTGGCGGTCGGCGCGGACTGGCTGATTCCCTCGACGAGCATCGGTCAGACGCCCGCGTTCGTCGAGAGCGCCGACCGCCTCGTCGTCGAGGTCAACGAGACGGTCCCGACCGAACTCGCCGCGTTCCACGACGTCTACCGCCCGGGGACGCCGCCGAACCGCGACCCGATTCCGCTCACCGACCCCGGTGGGCGAATCGGGGGCGAGCGCGTCACGTTCGACCCCGAGAAACTCGATGCGGTGGTCGAGACCGACCGGCGCGACCAGCCGTACTCGTTCCGCGACCCGACCGACGACGACCGGACCATCGCCGCGAACCTCCGCGAGTTCGTCGAACGCGAGGTCGAGCGCTCGCCGCTGTTCGAGGAGTCGCTGCGCATCCAGTTCGGGGTCGGCAGCCTCGGCAACGCCCTGATGGGGGCGCTCGGCGACACCGACCTCGGGGACCGGGACCTGATCTACTTCGGCGAGGTCATCCAGGACGGCCTGCTCGACCTGCTCGACGAGGGCGAACTGACCGCCGCGAGCGCGACGTCGCTCGCGCTCTCGACCGAGGGCCAGGACCGTCTGTTCGAGAACGCCGAGCGCTACGCCGAGGACGTCGTCCTCCGGCCCGCCGACCTCTCGAACAGCGGGGCGCTCATCGACCGGTTCGGCGTCGTCGCCGTCAACAGCGCGCTCGAACTCGACCTGTTCGGGCACGTCAACTCGACGCACGTCGACGGGACGCGGGCGATGAACGGCGTCGGCGGCAGCGGCGACTTCAACCGCCACTCGCCGCTGGCCGTCGTCGCCCTGCCGTCGACGGCGGCCGGTGGCGACATCTCTCGCATCGTCCCGATGGTCCCGCACGTCGACCACACCGAACACGACGTCGACGTGGTCGTCACCGAACAGGGGGTCGCGGACCTCCGGGGGAACGCTCCCAGGGAGACCGCCCGTGCGCTCGTCGAGGAGTGCGCCCACCCCGACTACCGGGACGACCTGACCGACTACCTGAACCGCGGCCGCTCACGCGGCGGCCACATCCCACACGACATCGAAACTGCGCTCGACTGGCACGCCGACAGAGACTGA
- a CDS encoding MaoC family dehydratase, translated as MSERTLKDGWQGRFYEDFEIGDVYKHPYGRTVTETDDVWFTNVTMNVNPMHFNEAYAAETEFGERLVNGTFVIALVVGMSVIDVSMNATANLGYDDIRHHAPVFHGDTLFSESEVVSKRETESRDHVGIVTTELRAYNQDDDLVLSLERTPMVLKREYAEPSAAKPPGWPAGVGTQPEDD; from the coding sequence ATGAGCGAACGCACACTCAAAGACGGCTGGCAGGGACGGTTCTACGAAGACTTCGAGATCGGCGACGTCTACAAGCACCCGTACGGGCGGACGGTGACCGAGACGGACGACGTCTGGTTCACCAACGTCACGATGAACGTCAACCCGATGCACTTCAACGAGGCGTACGCCGCGGAGACGGAGTTCGGCGAACGACTCGTCAACGGGACGTTCGTCATCGCCCTCGTCGTCGGGATGAGCGTCATCGACGTCTCGATGAACGCGACGGCGAACCTGGGCTACGACGACATCCGCCATCACGCGCCCGTCTTCCACGGCGACACGCTGTTCTCCGAGTCGGAGGTGGTTTCGAAGCGCGAAACGGAGAGCCGAGACCACGTCGGCATCGTCACGACCGAACTCCGGGCGTACAATCAGGACGACGACCTGGTGCTCTCGCTGGAGCGGACGCCGATGGTACTCAAACGCGAGTACGCCGAACCCTCGGCCGCCAAGCCGCCGGGGTGGCCAGCGGGCGTCGGCACGCAACCGGAGGACGACTGA
- a CDS encoding acyl-CoA dehydrogenase family protein produces the protein MVSTDTVELSNQQQLVRESIRDVCDEYDAAYWREKDAAGEYPSEFVDTLGEHGWFGALLPEEYGGAGMTTEEVVVMMEEIAASGGGFSAAQAVHGAIYNSVPLVEYGSEQMKEEIVPEVARGETSIQAFGLTEPNAGSDSTAIETRAERGAGDADEDEYLVNGQKIWISRVDASDYLILMARTTPRDEVEKRTRGLTMFLVDLEEAYDQGGLELKQIDKTASNFVHSYELFFEDLRLPVSAAIGEEGEGFYQMLDGLNEERLVIAAECVGLGEAAIEAGVGYANEREVFGRPIGSNQAIQHPLAEAHAHVQAAKQMVYSAASAAVGDDDAKDVGARANMSKFLAANAAFEAADAAVQTHGGFGIAREYDVERYFREARLTRLVPITQQLALNFIGENVLDLPRSY, from the coding sequence ATGGTGAGTACTGACACGGTCGAACTCTCGAACCAGCAACAACTGGTCCGGGAGTCGATACGAGACGTCTGCGACGAGTACGACGCGGCCTACTGGCGCGAGAAGGACGCCGCAGGAGAGTACCCGAGCGAGTTCGTCGACACGCTCGGAGAGCACGGCTGGTTCGGCGCGTTGCTCCCCGAGGAGTACGGCGGGGCGGGCATGACGACCGAGGAGGTCGTCGTCATGATGGAGGAGATAGCGGCCTCCGGCGGCGGGTTCAGTGCCGCACAGGCGGTCCACGGTGCCATCTACAACTCCGTCCCGCTCGTCGAGTACGGGAGCGAGCAGATGAAAGAGGAGATCGTCCCCGAGGTGGCCCGCGGCGAGACGTCCATCCAGGCGTTCGGACTCACCGAGCCGAACGCCGGCTCCGACTCGACGGCCATCGAGACGCGCGCCGAACGGGGCGCGGGCGACGCCGACGAGGACGAGTACCTCGTCAACGGCCAGAAGATATGGATCTCCCGCGTCGACGCCAGCGACTACCTCATTCTGATGGCTCGCACCACGCCGCGCGACGAGGTCGAGAAGCGGACGAGAGGCCTGACGATGTTCCTCGTCGATCTGGAGGAGGCGTACGACCAGGGCGGACTGGAGCTCAAGCAGATCGACAAGACGGCGAGTAACTTCGTCCACTCCTACGAGCTGTTCTTCGAGGACCTCCGGCTCCCGGTGTCGGCGGCCATCGGCGAGGAGGGCGAGGGGTTCTACCAGATGCTCGACGGTCTCAACGAGGAGCGTCTGGTCATCGCCGCCGAGTGCGTCGGTCTCGGCGAGGCGGCCATCGAGGCGGGCGTCGGGTACGCGAACGAACGCGAGGTGTTCGGTCGACCCATCGGCTCGAACCAGGCGATTCAGCACCCGCTGGCCGAGGCACACGCGCACGTCCAGGCCGCCAAGCAGATGGTGTACAGCGCGGCGAGCGCCGCCGTCGGCGACGACGACGCGAAGGACGTCGGCGCGCGGGCGAACATGTCGAAGTTCCTCGCCGCGAACGCCGCGTTCGAGGCCGCCGACGCCGCCGTCCAGACCCACGGCGGGTTCGGCATCGCCCGCGAGTACGACGTCGAGCGCTACTTCCGCGAGGCTCGGCTGACCAGGCTGGTCCCCATCACGCAACAGCTCGCACTGAACTTCATCGGGGAGAACGTCCTCGACCTCCCACGGAGCTACTGA
- a CDS encoding MmgE/PrpD family protein: protein MASPETELAEFAATLTFAEVPDDARETVRRAFLDTAGVTLAGAVEGAGETTFEALDSRPDDGDVAATLGLTTSASAAERALRTGTASHALDYDDLSWAMDGHPSVTLVPALFALAGERGASGEALVAAYAAGFEVECALADPISPDHYEAGWHATATFGAFGAAAAVASLLDLDTEETRHALNVAASTPAGLKRNFGSMTKPLHAGLCARSGVTAALLAENGFTADATAVSGDRGFWDLYGPEERDEFAFDPDEWALETEGIHVKYYPCCYFTHTSIAATQALVEEHGVDPEDVERIQVRAAQGAADALHHVDPETGLEAKFSMEYAVASGAVRERVGLATFEDDAIDDATVQRVRERVEFSVDESFHYDSHEAVVRIETADGTYERRQENPPGTHGDPLTESELREKFAECAGRAVPDTAVDRLADTLLTLDDHPDVADALAE, encoded by the coding sequence ATGGCTTCACCCGAGACCGAACTCGCCGAGTTCGCGGCCACGCTCACGTTCGCCGAGGTACCAGACGACGCCCGCGAGACCGTCCGCCGGGCGTTCCTCGACACGGCGGGCGTCACGCTCGCCGGCGCAGTCGAGGGCGCCGGGGAGACGACGTTCGAGGCGTTGGACAGTCGGCCAGACGACGGCGACGTCGCCGCGACGCTCGGCCTCACCACGTCCGCGAGCGCCGCCGAGCGAGCCCTGCGAACGGGTACCGCGAGCCACGCGCTCGACTACGACGACCTCTCGTGGGCGATGGACGGCCACCCGAGCGTCACGCTCGTCCCGGCGCTCTTCGCACTCGCCGGGGAGCGGGGGGCGTCCGGCGAAGCGCTCGTCGCCGCGTATGCGGCTGGCTTCGAAGTGGAGTGCGCGCTCGCCGACCCCATCAGTCCCGACCACTACGAGGCAGGCTGGCACGCCACCGCCACGTTCGGCGCGTTCGGCGCGGCGGCGGCCGTCGCCTCGTTGCTGGACCTCGACACCGAGGAGACGCGCCACGCGCTGAACGTGGCCGCGTCGACGCCAGCGGGGCTGAAGCGGAACTTCGGGTCGATGACGAAACCCCTCCACGCCGGCCTCTGTGCGCGCTCGGGCGTCACGGCGGCGCTGCTCGCGGAGAACGGGTTCACCGCCGACGCGACCGCTGTCAGCGGCGACCGGGGGTTCTGGGACCTCTACGGCCCCGAAGAACGGGACGAGTTCGCCTTCGACCCCGACGAGTGGGCGCTGGAGACGGAGGGCATCCACGTCAAGTACTACCCCTGTTGCTACTTCACGCACACCAGCATCGCCGCGACCCAGGCGCTGGTGGAGGAGCACGGAGTCGACCCGGAGGACGTCGAGCGCATCCAGGTCCGCGCCGCCCAGGGGGCCGCCGACGCACTCCACCACGTCGACCCCGAAACGGGGCTGGAGGCGAAGTTCTCGATGGAGTACGCCGTCGCCAGCGGCGCGGTCCGCGAGCGGGTCGGTCTCGCCACGTTCGAGGACGACGCTATCGACGATGCCACCGTCCAGCGGGTTCGCGAGAGAGTCGAGTTCAGCGTCGACGAGTCGTTCCACTACGACTCTCACGAAGCGGTCGTACGTATCGAGACGGCCGACGGGACGTACGAGCGCCGGCAGGAGAACCCGCCGGGTACCCACGGCGACCCGCTCACCGAGTCAGAACTCCGTGAGAAGTTCGCGGAGTGCGCAGGCCGTGCCGTCCCCGACACCGCCGTGGACCGACTCGCGGACACCCTCCTGACCCTCGACGACCATCCGGACGTCGCCGACGCGCTCGCCGAGTAA
- a CDS encoding IclR family transcriptional regulator: MNDDTRPGGVDTVSSAETLFEIVEYISEAEGQTVSEIASNLDYAKSTVHRHLTTLEQCGYVVRDGGYYVGLRFLELGQQARNRHRAYRLARDKVDELAAETDERAQFIVEEHGEAVYIHRTFGAHAVRTDPGIGKRIPLHATSAGKAILASMTDERRSRIIEQTAFDAITGETITDPEELDEELARITERGYAFNRQENVDGLHAVGVPVTGPDDTIIGALSVSGPSHRLTGDWFENELPALLLGAANELELNIAYA, encoded by the coding sequence ATGAACGACGACACGCGGCCGGGGGGCGTCGACACGGTCAGCTCCGCCGAGACGCTGTTCGAAATCGTCGAATACATCTCGGAGGCGGAGGGACAGACCGTCTCGGAGATCGCGTCGAACCTCGACTACGCGAAGAGTACCGTCCACCGACACCTCACGACGCTCGAACAGTGTGGGTACGTCGTGAGAGACGGCGGCTACTACGTCGGCCTGCGCTTTCTCGAACTCGGTCAGCAGGCGCGCAACCGTCACCGCGCGTACCGCCTCGCTCGCGACAAGGTGGACGAACTCGCCGCCGAGACCGACGAGCGCGCCCAGTTCATCGTCGAGGAGCACGGGGAGGCGGTCTACATCCACCGGACGTTCGGCGCGCACGCCGTTCGAACCGACCCCGGCATCGGGAAACGCATCCCGCTGCACGCTACGTCCGCGGGAAAGGCGATTCTCGCCTCGATGACCGACGAACGGCGGTCCCGCATTATCGAACAGACCGCGTTCGACGCCATCACGGGGGAGACCATCACCGACCCAGAGGAACTCGACGAGGAACTCGCTCGCATCACGGAACGCGGGTACGCCTTCAATCGCCAGGAGAACGTGGACGGCCTCCACGCCGTGGGCGTCCCGGTGACCGGGCCCGACGATACCATCATCGGCGCGCTCAGCGTGTCCGGTCCCAGCCACCGCCTCACCGGTGACTGGTTCGAGAACGAACTCCCCGCGCTGCTGCTCGGGGCGGCGAACGAACTCGAACTCAACATCGCGTACGCGTAG